In Cicer arietinum cultivar CDC Frontier isolate Library 1 chromosome 7, Cicar.CDCFrontier_v2.0, whole genome shotgun sequence, the genomic window TGTAccaaaattaaactcttatattATATGATGTAAAAGTGAATATACAGAAACAGAGGATATGAAAATGGACCTGGAGAGGATCAGCAGGATAAGTACAAATTGAATATTTCTGATCATTAACATTACCGATCCTAAGAACCTTTTCAGATTCATTTTTCCTAATAGCAATAATCGTATCTTGCCTAATTGCCATAGGCAACACCGAATATCCTTCATAATCAATATGTTCCCCGATCAAGTTCACTCTCCCTACACAgcaaaatcataaacaaaaaataaaaataaaaactaatgaTCCAATTCCAACCAATGCAGTATACACGCATCATTAGAAATCTTGATAGAAAAAATGCAAAACAGATAATATTAgagtaatttttatttctaattcaCATGCATGTATTGATAATTTAAACCTTCAATTCGTTacagaaaaatttaaaatggagAAAGCGAACCAGGTGAACGAGCGAAGAGTTGAGGAGAGTGACCGAAGATTTCGATGAATTTGGATTTGATAGTATCAAAACGAAGCTGAGCTTCTTCTAGCGATGAACCTCCGCCATAGATAGGCTCTAGGTTATCGTAAATCGGGATCGGTAGCTCTTCATGCTTCGCCATTTTTTATTCCTCTTTTTCACAATTTacaattcaatttttcaaatctctttctttctatatatatcTGTTGCGTGCgtgttttttgttttggaaaTGCAATTAAAAGAAGTTTTTGAAAAAAGGTTATATGGGAATTTGCTAATTACAATTAATTACAATAAGATTGAAACAAACTGTGCTTGTCTTTATCAATTAGAATGTGTTAGTTAACACATAAGATATAATTTGTTAGTTACAGTAAACATAACTTGCGTGGCAACGTGATGGATTCACGTGAATTCTGGCCCTGACTCGTTACTCCTTTTTTGTCggtttaattttttagttaattaaataaattattaaatttcttaTAAAGAAATTTACCATTATTgtttcttttttgaatttttttcttatattaaaacattttaaactcatctaaatgtgtgacatttttCCTTCCAATTAaccattcatttaatttaatttatttacaattttagtcttctttatttgatttcataattgacttttttctcaaataaaaatatctttatataaaagatactatattttagtataacttttttcttttagttttatcatttatttaaacttatttatttataatttaatttaaatataattttaatcatcttatttaattaatttgcaaTTCTATTCCTTTTTAAATTTTGGCgcaattttaatctttatttttttaagtttataatcTTGTATACACCCATAAATTTTACACTCTTTGTGATGTGAGCGCTTAATAAGATAGTGTGAACATGTTCCCACATAATGACAATGATAGAGGGAAATATTTAGTTGcacacaaactcaaacaaaaaattattggatatatacataaataaaaaaatcaaaagaaaaactatgaagttttgtaattaaattatttatattttcttttattaatgtatgtgcttaaatattttaaattttgttgtgcTTGTGCAATATTAAATTTCATCAACAACTTTATTTTTGGaaagataaaagataattgTAATGAAAAGATGGTTGCCATTTGAGAATCAAAAGAGGAACTTCATTttcaaggacacaaacacaataCAATTCCATTCTTTTTGTCAAATAGTCTCCAAAAAACCTTAGTGGAAATTGTAATTAGAGTGGTCTTTCCATTTAGTAGTTAAATACACGAACTCTatagcacaagttaaattatttttaatataaataaacatttatttgataaaatattataaataaaatatttaaaattttattaaaataatttaagtaatttaaaattaattaaacaacgATGTAATTTCCACATATATTACCACATCATCAAAATAGAATAtcaaattaatagttaaaattccaaaataaaaagataaaaaaaaaattgagtaaaaatttataaacagTTAAAATTGAGATTGATCAAAACAGATAGACCAACATTTAAACCTtaaaaattttatcatttttcttaataatcaaataaaattttgtaagcCTTTTTAGCGATACAGCAAGGCATTTAAaccttaaaattttatcattttttattgataacttttttaaaataatcatataaattttgtaagcttttatttttattgttattgataaaaCAGATATACATACATGTCAGTGTCCATCCGAATGCTAAATTAAATAAGGAgattatcaataaaatttttCTACACTTCTTTCAAGCTTGTTttgtaagaaaaatatttaaatttgtaataaaacattttaaaatataatataaaatataatataaaatataatttaatttgtataaaattatcggtgtaaataatttttatactatCAATGAATCATATCtattacattattaaaattattttacttttaacatGTGTGCCTGTTTATGAGAATTTATTCTCTCTcgttttttatatatgtaatataatatttagaGTCATTCATATCATGTGAAGaataaatattatacatattaaaatataattttaaattccaACACCTATTAGATTTATCTATTATCTATACATATATAGGAAATACCGatatcctttttatttattaaaatgaatagttgaatgtttcaaaatatctttaaacatgttttaaatagttaaattttataaagttgGTTTTTAAGGCTCAAATAGAACTTAATCCACAAAAGAGGTGAACCCATAATTTTATGATTGTCAGTTAACTATTTATCATCTGAATTAATATTCACTggttcatattttaattttttaaaaataaaattattgatatcaAATTACAAAAGAATAATTACACTTATTAAATAACAttctacaaataaatattttcaaaatcaaccattaattatattgaaacactttcatatatattatatctgcAAATATTATTCACTTTATGCGCAAAGTTTTTAGAATAAAGAGACCAGTGATccttatcaaaatcaaatttttaataaagtttGTTTAGaagtaaacaaataaatttaaaatctgGAGTGGCCGTATGTTTTTagtgtagtttttatttttttctctttttcttataCCTGTAATTCATTTTGGGCCTTAATAAGTGGGAATAGCGTCTGCTTAATGCACAATGAAACCCATTTTGGGCCTTAATAGGAACTTCTCGAGCCCAATAGTTTCTTCACTTTCTTCTCCACGTTGTAATTCTGCGAAGCAAAAGTAGGGTTTTACATTTATGaacatttttcaatttcaatctcTGAAACAGTGAGTAACAACAACACCACGACAGAAATGTCTTTGATGCAACGATACGGTCGATGCAAAAGCGTGGTGAAACGTTCGAAGAAGTACTTAGATGAAGCGCTTTACTTGAAGCTCTTCAAAGATGGTGGGTCCCAACTCAACGTTCGCCAGCAACTCAATCAGTTCATCAAGAGTGGAAAGCTCGTTTACAAATGGGAAGTTGGCGATACTCTCAAAAAGCTTCGACAACGTAAACTTTATCAACCTGCTCTTAAGGTATTTTACGTTTTACCGTTTTCTATGTTGTTATTACTTTcaagttttattattattttttaaaaataaaataatgtatggGCTTGGATCTGAAATGCAGTTATTGTTTATTGGTATGGAATCATAAATATGTGGTTTTTTTTAGTGAGTTTCAACTTTATAACTAATTGATTTGGTTTTTTTGTAGATGTGAAATTTGGTAAAAGGGATAGTGTTGTTATTGATACATTGTGCTGCAGACTTGTAGTTTGTGAATTATTATGAATTTGGCTGCTTCAAATTCAGTGTTCTATGATGGTAAACTTATGATAAGAAATTCGAGCATGTGAAATTGGGTAAAAGGGATACTGTTGTTTTTGATATAGTACAGTGTAGTATATGAATTATAAATGTGGATGATTCAAATGCAGTGGTATATGATGGTAAACTTAGGATTTAATTGATATGCATTGCATCGATAGTATAAAGATTTTTTACACTATCAATCATTCATAACAGTTGGATATCTAGTTCGATGATATCTATCTACCTTAGTAGTCATACAAATGATTGTTTGTGATTGATTGACGGTGTAAAAATTTCACGTGTATCAAAATAAATCTCAAACTTATGATATGGAATTCCgagcatttattttaaaacaagataaaataatatctaTATGTTTCGTAGTGTTAGTTCTTTTAAATCTAAGTAATGCATTTTCTTGCATGTTGTGTTGTAGATTATCCGGTGAGTCTTGAATAAAACCATGCAGCTCTAGATCTAGAGATAATAGGTAGTGGACTATGCTTTCCATAACTTATATTcattgaaaaatgattttttttcttttgttacagCTATCAGAAACCATGGCTAAGAGGAATATGATTAAGACTGTCAGTGACCAAGCTATACATATTGATTTGATTGCAAAAGCTAAGGGTATTGTTGCTgctgaaaattattttgttaatctCCCAGACTCTGCGAAAAATCATTTGTCTTACGGTGCCCTTCTCAACTGCTACTGCAAGGAATTGATGACTGATAAAGCTGAAGGTGTCGTGGAAAAAATGAAGGATCTCGGCCTTCCTTTGACTTCAATGCCTTATAACAGTCTTATGACTCTTTATACTAAAGTAGGTCAACCAGAAAAGATTCCATCAATGATTCAAGAAATGAAAGCTAGCAATATCATGCCGGACTCTTACACATATAATGTCTGGATGAGAGCACTTGCTGCTGTTAATGATATTTCTGGTGTTGAAAGGGTTATCGATGAGATGAAGAGGGACGGTCGAGTCACCGGGGATTGGACAACGTATAGCAACCTTGCATCTATTTATGTCGATGCTGGTTTGTTTGAGAAGGCAGAAGGAGCACTTAAGGAATTGGAGAAGAGGAATGCTTACAAAAATCTTTCTGCTTACCAGTTTATAATTACGTTGTATGGGCGAATCGGAAAAACATATGAGGTTTATAGGGTCTGGCGTTCACTTCGGTTAGCATTTCCTAAAACTGCAAACATAAGCTATCTGAATATGATTCAGGTTTTGGTTAACTTGAAAGATCTCCCAGGTGCAGAGAAATGTTTCCGTGAGTGGGAATCTACATGCACTACTTATGATATTCGAGTTGCTAATGCTCTCATAGGGGCATATACAAAATTAGATATGCTGGAGAAGGCTGAAGAGCTAAAAGAGCGTGCTCGGAGGAGGGGGGCAAAGCCTAATGCCAAAACCTGGGAAATATTTTTGGATTGCCATTTGCGAAAAGGAGACTTAAAGTTGGCAGTGGATTGTTTAACCGAAGCAATATCTATCGGTAGAGGGAATGGTGAGAAGTGGGTTCCGTCATCTGAGACAATTGGTATTATGATGCGGCACTATGAGCAAGAGAAGGATGTTGATGGCGCAGAAGAGTTTATAGAGATCTTGAAGAAATCTGTGGATTCCATAGAGGCAGAGGTGTTTGAATCATTGATTAGAACCTATGCAGCTGCCGGTAAGACCAGTTCATCTATGCATCGGCGTTTGAAGATGGAGAATGTGACTGTGAATGAAGACACTCAGAAATTGCTTAAGGCTATCTCTGTGGAGTGATTTATATGATACTTTCATCCTTCAAGTGTTGATTGCTGTAAATTGAGATGATGCTATGTTCTTGCTGCTCATTCTGCGCTGCCAATAAAATTTGGTGTTTCATTTTCCCTTAATTTCctttgttttgatatttaatcaAATGGGCTTGTGAATATTAGTTATTGGCAGGATAAATGATCCATAATGTATCAAGATTATTAGTATGAAAAAATAGTCTTGATTGCGGCACTTTCATTTTTATAGGGATTTGAAATACTTTAATGTGTCACTAGACTATTATCCTTCAAGTAATGGGATCCAATTGAAACTTCTATCCTTCAAgtcttgttttattttgttaaatccTGTTTTTACTTTGTTgcaatttacttatttttatttcagCAAAGCTTTGTTtactttttcaaaacaaaaaatatgtttGCGCCATTTATTTTAAGGAACTTTAAGATATCAATTATTGGGAACTCAATATTTTGTTGATGTTGTAGGCCATATGGAATGTAACCATTATGCCTAGAGATGTGATCTCTGAACAGTTGATAATTAATACAAAGTTTAATGATTATGTGTCCATTTATGTATTTACCTTCTAAATGACACTTTTTGAGCTTATTTAGGAGATTGTGTtagattttcaaatatttgtgcCCCTCATGTGTTAAGTGTATTCATCATTGATCTTGTTATCTAGAGCTTGACTTAATATTTACGAgggttaattatatttttagtatttataaaatttcaagcatttaattttagtttttgtaaaataaaaatataatttattatttttataaaattattatgatcGTAGTTTTAGTTCTTTTGTTAaggcaaaatatattttttaatgaattttttcgTGCAGGtttatgatattataaaaagtttatctacaaaaaataaattcaaaatttaatttctaagtttatattttcattgtttttatcttgacattttaacatttaaaaaaattatatttaatttatttaaaattaaatttttttaaatttttgtggagtattttttttataatattttaaatattatggaaaaaaatcattaaaagtttttaaagttaaaacatGATTCGTTTCAACCGAGACTAAAAGTAATTTATGAATAGTTTTGTAGAGAATAAAATTGAAAGGTCAAAATTTTTTAAgtactaaaaacatatttaatcctatttttaaatttaatttatgttttagcATGAAAAAACATTTTAGGAATTCCCAAATCTCATAACTTGTTTGATGTTTCCATTTAATTGTCCATTTTATAGCCCTTTGTGAACtcacatatttattttgtatgatGCTTTGCAGTTAAGACCATTCTTGGTAACTTTTAGAGCATATATGGAGTAATTGAGTAGGgaatcaaaacaaaaagaaatactTCTTTTTGTTAGGATTTCTTGTAATTGAGCTGTTATGGGCTAGCCCAACTATGTGTAGTTTGACAATTTTCCCTCTTATTTGGTCCATTCCCTTGGTGGGTGTGAGCCTAAGTTTTGATcaatagaattttatttttactccataaaaatgaaagaaaaaagatggAGTTCTATCATTGACTGATCTTTGTGTTTAATTCTATAAAGTAAATATCCTCTGTAAAGCTTCGCATGCCTTTAGATTTAGAAATATATGAaaggaaatgaaaaaaaaaaaaaaaagttgaaaatgagAGATTCAAGTGTGAGTGGTTTAACACTACATCTCAatcaaaaactttaaaatattaagaatataagtcatctattttatatatccaacatttaACAAATTCATAGTAAATATGAGATTACCTATTCACACTTAAATCCAATAAGTCATCTCTCAAGTGAGTCTCCAATGTTGTATACTTGTATTGTCATTACAAATCAACTGAACACGTCTCTTTACTATATTATCAAGAAGACATTCCAAGATCAAGATCCACTCACGCACATTCTAAGACTAATCAAATTTAGATACACTAATTAGCGAATCTCTTATAATTCTAAAGTATTTACTTTGTTGTTGCTCTCGTATCATAAACTCCCAACAAATGAGGCAGAGTTACACACCTTCTTAcaataattttgtatttgatAATTACAATgtgataatataatatatcaCCAATAGAATCCCCTTATTTAACTGAAACCTTTGGTAATGTTATGCCTCCAAAAAAATTCTTAACATCAAAGCAAGCACCATCTAAATTTGACAGGGTCTTGGAACATTTCTTTGCACAAAAGGTGTCATTTGAGGAAGGGTGCAAAAACTTAGTGACAATAACAAGAGATTGTAAGAGAAAGAGAACCTGAACAAACTTCGAGATGGAAACAACAAGAAGCAAACACAACATGATTAATCATTCTCGTAGACAATTCTCATGCTTCTAACACCAAACCAACGACACTATTGCGAGGAGGTTGATGAATATGTCCATAAACCAAATCCAAAACTTAGCAAGACTACGGGCAACTCGGTGATTCTCTAACAACCAAAACAAAGTGGCAAGTTGTAAGATCATTCGAACAAGAGGAAAcacaaattttgaaataaaatatgtagCACCAAATGGATCCAAAAGTGTATGATAGATCTAAAACACCAACTTGTGTCACAATATAAGAACAGATGGAAAGCTTCGGAACTAATGTTCATGCAAAATTGAGAACCATCGaccaataatttataaatacattGTTAAACTTTATATCATCAAATAACAATTGTGGAAAAGTGTTTCTAGAGCCATCTTTGTGTTTGACAATAAGccatctttttttaaaaataggttGATCCATGATGAATCTCTTTCAATTTTGAAagcaatataaattatatttaattgtacAAGTACTTAATACTATTTAAATCACTCACAagtcaatattttattatttgtatttatgataattgTGAATAAACCACTTGATAAGAgtagtttaaataaaatattattatatttattttagtcaatGAATCTccattcttattttatttatatatatatatatatatatatataNNNNNNNNNNNNNNNNNNNNNNNNNNNNNNNNNNNNNNNNNNNNNNNNNNNNNNNNNNNNNNNNNNNNNNNNNNNNNNNNNNNNNNNNNNNNNNNNNNNNNNNNNNNNNNNNNNNNNNNNNNNNNNNNNNNNNNNNNNNNNNNNNNNNNNNNNNNNNNNNNNNNNNNNNNNNNNNNNNNNNNNNNNNNNNNNNNNNNNNNNNNNatatatatataaacaaatgtaaaataatcaaattctCATTATAAGACGGAAGAAATACTATTTTACTGATTTATCcgattttcaaataattaatcatCCGATCAatagatttaaattttgtaatcaATCCatgtaattaatgtgatatataTGGATCAGCCTATTAACAAATATATTGTCATTTACAAATGAACAAAGTTTCACCTAGGGGTGTTCActtacaaatcaataaaaaaaattgaaaatatatttaaaaaattaaagaccacacaaaattaaatattattgaatgagtttagatttttttttgtgaaaaccACTCAAATTAGATTTCagattcatttttaaaaatcaaattaaactgcatttataaattttaatatgtttttttttattagtatcaGATATTACAATAAACTATTATTTGTtagtttcaattaatttttaataatagttaCTTGTTtaagttgaaatatttttatttctatttcataTAATTCGCATTTAATCgatctatattattttataatattaatttttagtatattatatgtaatattttgattcaaactggttaaaattaatgtaatttataatattattattaacataatCTTTTACAAATTGTAATTTAGATCaacaaaatttcaattcaatttaaaccacaataatttaaattaaattacatttttttttaactattattcAAACCGAACtgtgaatattttaattttttaattcttttaaaattgatcCAAATCGCACCACGAACATGCTTAGTTTCAACTACACTAATTTGATCTAAtaagtgataaaataaaaacaaatatttaatatatatatatatatatatatatatatatatatatattataaatttgattccCATTAATAACAGACAAACATAAATCTTTTTAGAAGTATTTAATAAGACCGATGATCTTCCGTATCTTACCGAGATACCATTCCCACCATTTAAATTGTACAGTTGGTCCATGTAATTGTGATATTGATGgacttttaaacaaaattattttattatatatatataaacaagtTTCAACTTCAATGGTTTGCAAGCATAGAAGGGAGAGATGTGCATGgttagtgtttttaaacaaaaacaactcatattcattttaaaactaatctataaatttagatttataatcgaatctattatttgatttaaagtcagttataaaattagttatatttaaataacagaTATCTAATTAAGCaatctattttgaaaattttaatttttaaattgattttttttcaaaaccggttaaaatttaattattttttaatatttatttttaaaaaattatttattcatagtttaaaaatcggttatttaaaaaaaaaatcgattattcatatttaaaaatcgattatttttacaaaatgaaaGCTCAATAAAAAACATGCAATTGCTTTCtcttgtgattaaaattgaacatgttCAATTGCTTATAATAActtatgattaaaattaatttattactaacttcattAAGACTACCGATAATGATTCATACTAGTTCAATAAATTGCTTATTACAAAAACCGTAGAAAATACAAACAATTGAAAGTTTCTTCGATCAAATTTGACAATTACCGCACCATAATAAAACTATAGAAAATACAAATACTTGAAAGTTTGATTTCAACACCGAGATGAACACCACCCCCACCACAAGAtttactaaatttaaaatatctaataaatttaatatattaatttttgtgctgagcatttataattaagttaaatttGAGCAATATGTAAATGTCAATATGATTTCCAACATAACATATTAATGTAACATTTTGAGGGAAAAAATCATCCTTTAAAAAtcagtaatttaaaaaattatatttaaaatatttagtctatcatattttagtcttcctcaataaatattaaatatcttaatttattaactaattatGATACAATATGATTGATTAGTAATAAACAATTGATTAAGTGAAGTTAGTAATATCTCAACGAAGTTAATAAtaaattgtcagaaaatgttgCGGAAGGTGGAAAGTCGGTGGGGTGatgacaaaattataattgttttggaGTTTTGGGAATTTAGGGTTGTTGGAAGTTGAGTggataaaaatcaaatacaaacataaaacataaatagATATTCAATCGGTTggtaaataaatcaaattataattatattattttaatcgaatatttaaaataaatttagatcCGATTTTGAATTTAAGTCTCGTATTCGGATTTTTTTGCATAACCCAACTGACCAGAAAGAGTATGCATGACCATGACCCCTCCCCTTCGTCaactatcatatatatatatatatatatatatatatataaaatcccAAAAAGTCTAGTAAATATGTTGTCAAGAAATTATACTTAAAGGTAGCAGAAGCCGCAAAACTAATAGgctaaacaaatataaatagtgttaaaaaaaaaaaaaaaagggacagtcacataaggaaaaaaaattaatattaaaaactcGTTAAAAAAATCTAACATACTCCAAGAAAaatcctttttaaaaaataatctattgaatttttttaagtttttgaacatcgcgattttttttttattttatagattatAGAAAAACTTGATTGAATATCACTTATTTTAAGGACTTAATTTTTAAAGATCAAGATTATTCTAATCGAACTTCACTAGACTTGTTTAAATTAGAGAGAAGGCATACATTGATGTGGCCATATGtccacttttttttaatgtattttgttgtatatatattttattgtaaaatatctctcttttattttaattaattaattttagttttatactATTTATGTTgtctaaatttttataagtaTCACGTCAATATTCGTGTTGTATGTtatcaaatttgaattttgaaaagatTGTGTTGTAAAGGAGTCTCCTATAATTAGgatgttaattttaagtttaaattaaaatttgaaaaataaaataaaattgttaaggacaaatttatctataaaatatctTATCAAAATAAGGAGTTgcatttatatgtatatattatattaaagtattGATCGAAAACCATAAGACTTTTCACTAgagttttttaagtttttttttgttaaactaattcaatacaCTCCATTTAACCataaaagaatatttattttatttgaatttaatttacttaaatatatatatttaagttaaaacatgttaaattctataaaattttgctattttgattttagtctttataaattttttttaatcaaattttagtcttttaaaattCTTTGTTTTCATATGAAGTCCTTAATTTTATACAAACTACTGTgtatgttttgaatttttgaataattttttgcgGTAACAGTtgaaacattataaaaaaattacctacacaaatttacaaaatttttaataaacgatgaattaaatagaaattttttaatacaaaaaactttaaaatttacatttaatttatttaaaaatttttaaatttttgtatggaaattgttaaatatatcataaatatcaCTGCAAAAAATCGGTAACATgcattgagaaaataaatagacATGCATTGAGAAATGACTCGAGAAAGCAAAAAGTTAAAAGTATTATTCAAATAGAAGAatggtatatttttttctaaataac contains:
- the LOC101497559 gene encoding large ribosomal subunit protein mL101 (rPPR4)-like, whose amino-acid sequence is MSLMQRYGRCKSVVKRSKKYLDEALYLKLFKDGGSQLNVRQQLNQFIKSGKLVYKWEVGDTLKKLRQRKLYQPALKLSETMAKRNMIKTVSDQAIHIDLIAKAKGIVAAENYFVNLPDSAKNHLSYGALLNCYCKELMTDKAEGVVEKMKDLGLPLTSMPYNSLMTLYTKVGQPEKIPSMIQEMKASNIMPDSYTYNVWMRALAAVNDISGVERVIDEMKRDGRVTGDWTTYSNLASIYVDAGLFEKAEGALKELEKRNAYKNLSAYQFIITLYGRIGKTYEVYRVWRSLRLAFPKTANISYLNMIQVLVNLKDLPGAEKCFREWESTCTTYDIRVANALIGAYTKLDMLEKAEELKERARRRGAKPNAKTWEIFLDCHLRKGDLKLAVDCLTEAISIGRGNGEKWVPSSETIGIMMRHYEQEKDVDGAEEFIEILKKSVDSIEAEVFESLIRTYAAAGKTSSSMHRRLKMENVTVNEDTQKLLKAISVE